The sequence gtgtattatTAGCTCATccttgtaaaagaaaaaataaaggcTCAGTGATAAACTTAAGCTTACAATTCTGAAAATATGGGGTTCCGTGTGGACACAGTGCAATTAGTTCATGATGTagcttttcatttttaaaaattcccCTCGTGATTCAGTGGTTAATCTTGAaggtttatgtgtgtgtatataaaacacgAAAATTCTGAAATCGATCCCTGCAATGAGCACCGTAGATAGATATTACAAATCCTTGCTCTAATACAATTGAATGCATGATACAACATAAAGAAACTCTACTGGTTTTATCCAACTTCAAGGAACGCAACAAACCAGATACCACATTGTGCAACTATGCATTAAAACGAAGTACAGCAGTTAACAGAGTAATAGAGAATTAGTTTCATTTACAAGAACGTTAAACTatcattcaaaacatttttactaaaacaTCTGAAAGagaaacataatgtacagtatttttccgattaatatgaaatttttaacaaACGTGTTTCATTACATGGTCCAATGCACTGGCTATTACTTATTTTCACGTAGATCTATACAGTTTCTCCAAAAAAGTACAGAGGTCCTTCTCTGTTTTCACTTGTTACGGATTCATATACGAGgaggccttccctctagtctttcactgctaaattagggacggttagcgcagatagccctcgtatagctttgcgcgaaattcaagaagcAAGCCAATAACAAGAACAGTGTAAACATGGCATATATGCTCTACTTTGCAAATTAAATATTATCCATATAAGTGTGCTGAGTGTGCAGTGTCTTAACTTTAGAACGTATCGtcttttttagtttttacattctTTCCTATGAAATACcatagtatttatttataaagggAGGCTACTACAAGAgaatatcttttttcttttaaagggcccaatttgttttgtttctggcaAAGCTACTAATGCTACCTGTCATGCTATCCCTCATTTTAAACTGCCAAATAGAGTGAAGGTAACCGTCCGGGAGCACCCATACCCAACTctggctagtcttttaccaacgaatagtttatTTCAGCGATgtgttataacgcctccataaGTTTTAAAGagtttgctcaaagctactcgagggctatctgcgctagccgtccctaatttatcagtgtaacactagagagaaggtagctagtcatcaacacccaccaccaactcttgagctacttttttaccaacgaataatgggattgaccgtcacattataacgcttccacggctgaaatggcgagcatgtttggtgcggcggagattcgaacccgcgaccctcagattacgagtcgagtgtcttaaccacctggccattctctAGTGTGTCAGCGGTGAGTTTACGACCTAAGAGCTACTACTTGTGTGTTCGATTACCTACGGTGAACGGCGCAAATAGCTCATTATTTAGCCTTGCGATTAAACACAACATTTAGAAGTCCTAATGATTTCCTTTTATGGCTTGAACCGGCTGTTCAAGAAAATAACAGAATTACTACTTGCATACATCCTTAATTATCTTGACCTGGTAAAGTTTACACATTCGATTGACAATGTGATACTTGCAGGTGAGAGCGATTTgcaggttaaggcactcgactcttaaaaccgagggtcgcgggttcgaatccacgtcacaccaaacatgtttgccttttcatctgtggggacgttataatggtacggtcaatcccacaattcgttggcaaaagagtaccccaagagatggtggtgggtggtgatcactggctgccttccctctagtcttacactgataaattagggacagcgaacGCAGAttgctctcatgtagctttgcgcgaaatttaaaacaaaaccaatttgCCGACAAGCATCAGATAGATTATTCCGCAGTAATAAAGGAATTCGCCCAAGAAATATGCGAAAGTTTTATTGTGATAGAGACAATGAGACTGGGTATTATCTTTAGTGTTCAATTTATAAATATCGAACTTAGAAACGTTTTGAAGAAACAAGCAAAGGATAATCCAGTTTAAACTTATTCAACTAGAGTTAGCTctgtttacaaaaatgaaatatacctGTTGATGCAAGGAACGTCATCTACTAAGAAAACAAAAGGTGTTACAgcagaaaaaaataatgtttgcatCTGTGTATCATGTGTTGTTGCAATGACAGTCTGGAAGCTAAATCATTTATAACTGGAAACTTTCAATATTATCGTGGAAGATAGAAAACAAACTGTATGCCTGAATGAATATTGCAACAGTGATGACACTATGACAGAAAGTAATCGTAACCAATCAAAAGACGTAAGAATAAAAACTGGTACAATCATATATTCATACAGAAATTCTTCTAGAGGTGGGGGGAAACTATTCATCTAGCTTTATATCTTTCATCCAGTATGAATGCAATACCTCAATCTAATGATTAGCCAACCATAAGTTAATTTTCACTGGCAATAGAACATATTTATTCCAAATTTTGTCGATGCACTTTACTCTTTCAATCCAACTGCAACAAATCACTCTCATTTTTTCATTCACTATATTCTGgacacaaaaattataatattaatcaaactttaattttgtaagatttttaaggtttgttttgttgttacagGTTTAGCTTACCCTTTTCAGAAATATACATAATTCAAAAAATTAACGATACCTACGGAAGATTGAGAACATCataataaaatgatatgaatatGTAAATTGGCAAGTCGTGTGACAACTACACACTTTACTCACAGTGGAACTTCATATAtgagaactatattttaatattatctgacAGGTAGTGTGATGatatcacctgttttaaccactcgcacacTATACGGTagtctgttgtttgtctatcaATTGTTATGTATGTGACATTAATAGCCAATCAGCACTTAGTATTTTGTATGTGCGAGgctattctaaataaagtactgGAAGCTGCGGTACGTCTGAGTTTTGTTGTTACTcgataacaagtgttttatgagaACCCAAAGACATAACATGGTTGTCAGAAgtggaaattttatttaaattgtgccTTAGAAGCGACACACAGTCaagataaatacaaactttacgtTCACAAACTGTAAATTGACATAATCGTACGAGATACGATTCTCGCGGAAACACACGTGTTCTACCCAGAAAAATGGCGGAGGCAAGTTTCAAGCCACCTGTTTTTTTAATGACAAGACGAATTCTAGTGCGGCATGGAAGAATCTCAAACAAGATTTGCGGATTTTCTTCATGGCATCAGGGTTATCAGAGGCAACAGAAGAACGTaaagtgtctatattgttgtacACACTCGGGTCGAAATACACGACAGTTTTCGACAATTTTGGACTGACAGAAGCTCAACAGAAGAACTATAAACATGTAATCAGAGAATTCGACAACTATTTTCAGCCAACCAaggtaacaaagttgtacatgaAAAAGTTTGAGGACCGAAAGCAGCAACCAGGTGAGACTGTGTCCCAGTATATCAGTGCACTTAGAGAGATAGCACAGAACTGTGAGTATGGTGATACTCTCGAACAACAGTTGTGTAAACAAATCAGCGTAGGCGTCAGTGATCGAGCATTAAGAGATAGACTGTGGTCAGAGGATCTGACACTGAAACAGATTACAGAGAAATGTCATCACCATGAACAGAAACTAGAATCACTGAAGGAAATCGAAGGATCCACAAGTACCGTAACAGATGTAAACTATGTACGTCGAGGTCGAGGTCAAAGCAGAGGTCGTAGTCGCCACAGAAGTCAAGGTTCCAGAAACCAACAAAGACGAGGCACATAGGTCTACAGAGGAGCCACGACACGGAGACCGCCACAGAGGAACTGTACTCGGTGTGGAAAACTACCACATCACAGTCAACAAAGATGCCCAGCATTAgagaaaacttgtaattattgtaaattaagaGGTCACTTTGCTGTCATGCGTAGAAATAAGAAtagaaatgtacattttgtaAACACATGTGATGATTATTTTCAAGATGTCAATGATTATGATGATTGTTATGAAATGTGTAATGTAGAGGAAAGTATGAATTCTTTGAATATTTACTCAATTGGTGTAAACAAACCTACTGAGTATTGGTCTGTCATATTAAGTACCCCATATGAACAGGGTAAAGGTGCAGTGCGTATGAAAATAGACACACAGGCAGAGTGTAATATATTGAGTAAACAGTCATTTGATCGCATGGCACCTCATGGTTCATTATCTTTGTCTAAGTCACAGGTAACCATAAAAGCATTTGGTAATCATAAGATCACACCTGTTGGAAAAACTACATTTACTGTTATTCACAAAAGCAAAATGTATGATATTGATTGTGAAGTTGTTGATGGTGATGTAACTAATCTTCTTGGAGGTGAATCTAGTACTAAGTTGGGGttaatacaaaaaagtaaatGCAATTAGTACTTATGTACAAGGTAAATACTCGCATGATCGGAGTTCACAACATAGGCTACCTCCAGGTCCCGAGATTCCCACTGTTCAAAGCCCCCCTCATGAATCAACACAAGTACGCCCCCCTTCGATTGATAAATCAAATAAGTGTACTAAAACCCAGACTCAGTCAGACTCCGAGTTCCTAGCCCGGGTtcctaatataaacaaagtgcCACAGAGTATTCGTGAAATTTTGCTTCAGTATAAAGACAGATTTCAGACAGACAGAGTAGGCAAAATACCGGGAAAATGTACGTTGTCTATTGACCCAGATTACAAAGATGGCTCTGTGTCACAGGCTGCTAGGCAGATTCCTGTAGCGATGAGAGACAGAACCAAAGTACAGTTAGACTTTTTTAGAGTCACAAGAGATCATTTCGAAAGTACCAGTTGGTATACCGACACCGTGGTGTAGTCAACTACATGTTGTACACAAGAAAGACGGAAACTCAGTGAGAATTTGTATTGATCCTAAGTTTCTTAATAAAGCACTACTGAGAGAATACCACCCTATCAATACACTAGAGGATGTACTTACCCGTATTAATGGAAGCAAGTATTTTACTGTCCTAGATGCGAACATGGGATACTATCAGCTACAGCTCGATGAGAATGGTCAGTTACTCACCGCTTTTAACActccgtggggtcgttatatgtACTTACGTTTGCCGATGGGAATTAAGTCGAGTCCTGAATTGTACCAAAGAGCGATGGAAGAAATATTTCAGGAGCATGATCATGTGAATAACACTTTTGACGACATGCTACTCGATACTGTTACACTACCTGAACATTGTAAAGTGCTACGCAACACGTTGGAAACCGCTAGACAAAATGATGTGACATTTCGactatcaaaatgtttgtttggccAGCCAGAGGTAGACTACACAGGTCATGTGATCACAGGCAATGGCATCAAAGTTTCTGATGAAAAAGTGCGTGCAATACATGAAATGCATACTCCAACCAATCGCGACGAAGTAAGAACACTGCTCGGAATGGCTACGTACCTGTCCAAATACATACCTAATTATTCTGATTTAACTGAACCTCTACGAGAAGTAGTCAAGAAGAAGACAGAAGAAACGCATGGATTCTATTTTGATGTACCACAGCAGGAGGCGTTTTCAAAGCTCAAGACTGCTCTCAGCCAAGCTCCAGTTCTGAGATATTATGCACTTAATGAACCGTTGACATTGTCATGTGACGCATCACAAGGTGGACTAGttgttgtgatattacaaaacaatcaaCCAGTTGTCTATGCATCTAAAACACTAACACAAACAGAAAGAGCGTATGCACAAATAGAGAAAGAACTATGAGCAGTTGTATTTGGTTGCAGAAAATTTCATCACTTGTTATATGGGCGAAATGATATCACAGTGGAGACAGATCATTTGCCATTGGTCCGTATTCAGGACAAACCATTGGGACAAGTTCCGTTACGACTACAGAAAATGCTTTTAAAACTACAGCCGTACAACATCAGGTTAGTCGGAAAACCAGGTAAAGACATACCTATTGCAGATGCATTGAGCAGATTTTCAGTGAAAGATGAATATCCTGGCCTGGTAGATGATATGCGAGTTTGTCAAGTTTTCGCAACTGAAGTCACAAGTTTGTCTGCATTCAATGAAGAAAAGCAACAAGAGCTAAAGATCGCGACAGAAAATGATACAGAATATCGAATTCTCAAAGAACAGATTGTGAAAGGATGGCCCGAAAATCGAGACGAGGTACCACCAGAAGCAAGGCCATATTGGGATTTCTGAGAAGAGCTGACAGTATATGATGGTATATTATTCAAAGGAGAGAGAGTTATGATACCAAGGTCAATGAGACATAACATACTGAAACTCGTACATCAAAGCCATCATGGAGTTGTGAGATCAAAGCAGCTTGCACGtgacattttattttggaaaggaATGAACAAACAAATCGAAGACACTGTCTCAAAATGTACCACATGTCAAACAATGAGAAATGCACAACAAAAAGAACCAATGATCAGCACACCTACACCAACGTTGCCATGGCAATATGTTTCAACAGACTTATTTGAAAACCAAGGAACACATTATCTAGTAGTAGTTGATCATTACAGTGGATATTTGGAGATCAATGAATATGAAAAAGAGATCACATACGAACAAACAGTTCAGAAGTTGAAGAAACTTTTCGCTACGCATGGCATACCTCAGATTGTGTATTCGGACAATGGTCCACAGTATGATGCTAAAGAGTTTAAAGATTTCAGTCAGATCTGGGGATTTAAACACCAAACATTCAGTGCCCGATATCCAAAAGCAAATGGACTGGCGGAACGCGCAGTTCAGACAGCGAAAAGACTTGTTATAAAATCTCTGAAAGAAAAATCAGACCTGCATTTAGTATTGTTAGACTACCGAAATACACCAAAAGATGCAAAAATTGGATCACCAGTGCAAAGGTGCATGAGTCGTAGAACCAGAACGAGGTTACCGACAAATGAGAAGTTGCTTATTCCACAAGTGATAAACAGTGATAAAGTGACGTCAGAAATCGACATTCAGAAACAGAAAAGTAAATCAAGATATGATCAGAATTCAAAACCACTGCCACCACTGGATCTTGAAAAATGTGTAAGATACAGACATGAAAACAAGTGGATGCCAGCTCAGTTATTAGGGCAAGCTGAGAAACCCCGAAGCTACATATTACAAACACCAGCAGGCAGGATGATTTGTAGAAATCGTAGACATTTATTGCAAACAAATGAAGATGATGTCTATCACATTGCTCGACAGAGATATCTTAGAAGAAAATCACAAGATGATTTGATTGCAGAAGAGTCTGTCCCAGAAAATGTGCCAAATATCCCTAAAACACCCCCAAGACAAAATATGTCTCAATCAGGGTCACCCAGAGCTAGCCATATATGTGAATCTCCACAATTGAAACAAAGTATTACACATGCTAAAAATCAAATGCAAAATATTGCTCCTGCTCAAAAGAGTGAAATTGTAACAAGAACAGGTAGAATTTCTAAAGCTCCTACAAAACTAAGAGATTTTGTTATGTGAATTGTTAAAATGAGCAAGAATGttacaagaaaaatgtaatacTTAATGATTGAGAATAAGAGTTGTAAAAGAAAgaatacttttgtatttgtaaGAGTTAAAATACTCTTGTATTTGTGTAGTAATTTGGTagaatttttttacttcattttatatattattatgttgttatatcTGATTGATATAATGTGTTATGTAGTTAGTAAAAAAAAGGcccagtttttaatgttaaaaaaaataattttctgtgtatttacacttatcatattaaaagaaaaatatatttatcatcttaccaaaatagacattaataacaacatagtTTATTATGTCTTTTGATGTTATAACTATAAGATATGTAAATCcaaatttatgtaacaatagtTAATTgtcttaattgttaaaaaaaaaaacaaaggggGGAGATGTTATATATGTGACATTAATAGCCAATCAGCACTTAGTATTTTGTATGTGCGAGgctattctaaataaagtacaggaaGCTGCGGCACGTCTGAGTTTTGTTGTTACTcgataacaagtgttttatgagaACCCAAAGACATAACATCAATCAGTAGATATTAAAATTACGTCATATAATGGACatttaacgttgcaatttgtactgccaCGTTGTCAGTAAagcgtgcgcatgccatgaaacACAAGAAATATTATGAACTCTGCAGGATActacacagcatgacatatgaatttcaaaagtgagaaataaaagtatttgttgtcTCTAATGTTGCTTTTATTTACTCTGGAAACTCGCGGAAGAACATttagtttatattcattgttcGAACTCGTTATTGTAAACATGCACATTCGTGgataacaacaacttgtttgAAATCTTAATGGCttgctttatttaattttaatttcatccCTTCGTGACATCACAtcatgtttgcagacttacaacgctaagatccgGACTTCGATACCCACGATGAGTAGAGTACCCATATcctattgtgtaggtttgtgcttaacttcaaacaaacgaacaaaccttAATTTtagtatgtgtttttttctttgatagtggTAGGCTAAATACGATTTTAAGTtaaatctacagaaatattaaatacaagactAAAGGggttataatttctttatataggtcactggttaagccacatttggagtattatgtTCAGTATTTGTCTCTGTATCTCAGgaaatacattgaattgttggaaaatgCTCAGAGGAGAGCTACTAAAATGGTATCTgtgatggaggggttgtcatcaGAAGGGATGaaaatccttaaaattgttttctcatgataaaagaagagttagagaggatctgattgaagtgtttaagattgtaaaaggaattgacgatgttaatgcatcaacattttttgtacttaacagcaaaaattatagaactagaggaaaattttatttttcatatagtgTGGTTGGCTTAGGGAATATGTTGTCTGCGGATGTTATGGAGGCAGTAAATTAGAGTgaggttaaaaaaaatattgaatgatGTATGGATGACAAGAGCtggctttattattttgtttatttgatagttttagtttCACTTAGAGAATGGGACATCCGAGATGTTGTTTCTAAGCATTatgttgtgttatatttattggagaagatacattaatatttaataaaatgtatagaaGATATTCTACATTAGAGTATggatacacacaaaaaatatcattctGTTTTATTGGAATTAAACTGTACAATAGGccatctatgttctgcccactacaggtatcgaaatctggtttttatcaggggagtctacagacataccacagtgCCACTGCGTGACTTTTGATTAAAATCTAccgttataataaaaattaagtatattaatattgaccataagtaacaaaataaataaaattattataatatttaacgaCTTTATACTACTTTTCACTTCATTAAATATGAGTCTGAGAAATGGCTGAATTGTTGGGAACAAAAATTGTTTGGGAATACTTTATATTGTAACTTTCCTAATTGTTCTGTTTTATGTTACATTAAGAATAATGAATAAGTGTAAAATATCACAAGTGACCGATACTAAAGGTCAGCCCAGCATGGCCgggggttaag comes from Tachypleus tridentatus isolate NWPU-2018 chromosome 12, ASM421037v1, whole genome shotgun sequence and encodes:
- the LOC143235077 gene encoding uncharacterized protein LOC143235077, coding for MASGLSEATEERKVSILLYTLGSKYTTVFDNFGLTEAQQKNYKHVIREFDNYFQPTKVTKLYMKKFEDRKQQPGETVSQYISALREIAQNCEYGDTLEQQLCKQISVGVSDRALRDRLWSEDLTLKQITEKCHHHEQKLESLKEIEGSTSTVTDVNYVRRGRGQSRGRSRHRSQGSRNQQRRGT